Proteins found in one Mesorhizobium sp. CAU 1732 genomic segment:
- a CDS encoding MaoC family dehydratase, with amino-acid sequence MTDETLTIADLAGKTGQELGVSNWVEIDQAMIDSFAATTRDEQWIHVDVERARRESTYGAPVAHGFLTLSLISGMSYEIGIRPKDVSASINYGLDKLRFLSPVKAGARVRLRSTLMSFDEKSPGQFLMKCSCVVEIDGEERPALVAETLVLLIAA; translated from the coding sequence GTGACGGACGAAACTTTGACGATAGCGGACCTGGCGGGCAAGACTGGTCAGGAACTGGGCGTGTCCAATTGGGTCGAGATCGACCAGGCGATGATCGACAGCTTTGCAGCGACCACGCGCGACGAGCAGTGGATTCATGTCGACGTCGAGCGGGCGCGGCGCGAAAGCACCTACGGTGCGCCGGTGGCGCACGGGTTCCTGACGCTGTCGCTGATTTCCGGCATGTCATACGAGATCGGCATTCGCCCCAAAGACGTGTCCGCGTCGATAAATTACGGGCTGGACAAGCTGCGCTTCCTGTCGCCCGTCAAGGCCGGTGCGCGCGTGCGGCTGCGCTCAACGCTCATGTCCTTCGATGAAAAGTCGCCAGGCCAGTTTCTGATGAAATGTTCCTGCGTCGTCGAGATCGATGGCGAGGAGCGTCCCGCGCTGGTCGCGGAAACGCTGGTGTTGCTGATTGCAGCCTAA
- the maiA gene encoding maleylacetoacetate isomerase, translating into MSEIVLHNYFRSSTSYRVRIALNLKGLDYRYVAHHLRHGGNRSPEYLAINPQGLVPTLVWHDGTVIAQSMAIIEFLDETQPEPPLLPADPAGRARVRMLSQMIACEVHPVNNLRILNALRSRYGADDAGIAEWFRHWVNETFQPLEAMLAQSPDTGTFCHGDGPGMADICLVAQVANNSRFNVDMTPYPTIGRIRDACMALPAFADAAPARQPDAE; encoded by the coding sequence ATGAGCGAGATCGTCCTTCACAACTATTTCCGGTCTTCGACCTCCTACCGCGTCCGGATCGCGCTCAATCTGAAGGGTCTCGACTACCGCTACGTGGCGCATCATCTGCGCCATGGCGGCAACCGGTCGCCCGAATATCTGGCCATCAATCCGCAGGGTCTCGTGCCGACGCTGGTCTGGCATGACGGCACGGTGATCGCGCAGTCGATGGCGATCATCGAATTTCTCGACGAGACGCAGCCCGAGCCGCCGCTCCTTCCAGCCGATCCGGCGGGGCGCGCGCGCGTTCGCATGCTCTCGCAGATGATCGCCTGCGAGGTTCATCCGGTGAACAATCTGCGCATCCTCAACGCCTTGCGAAGCCGCTACGGCGCCGACGATGCCGGCATCGCCGAGTGGTTCCGCCACTGGGTCAACGAGACGTTCCAGCCGCTCGAGGCGATGCTCGCGCAAAGCCCGGACACGGGCACGTTCTGCCATGGCGACGGGCCGGGCATGGCGGATATCTGCCTCGTGGCGCAGGTGGCCAACAATTCGCGGTTCAACGTCGATATGACGCCCTATCCCACGATCGGCCGCATCCGCGACGCATGCATGGCGCTTCCCGCCTTTGCCGATGCCGCGCCCGCACGCCAGCCCGACGCCGAGTAG
- the phaP gene encoding TIGR01841 family phasin (Members of this family are phasins (small proteins associated with inclusions such as PHA granules). Note that several different families of phasins have been named PhaP despite very little sequence similarity to each other.), translating into MAKNPETNSIVDMFVRIGRDMKMPDVDIERIIEHHRRNLEAFEKSAKAASAGATTLMTRQREMLEETIRDFVDTAQTMGTPSDPKAFVEKQTDLARKGFEAAVKNTGEVAELVRQSSTDAIEILRARIRESMAEIREGYDRRDKS; encoded by the coding sequence ATGGCCAAGAATCCTGAAACCAACTCGATCGTCGACATGTTCGTGCGCATCGGTCGCGATATGAAGATGCCGGACGTCGATATCGAGCGCATCATCGAGCATCACCGACGCAATCTCGAAGCCTTCGAGAAAAGCGCCAAAGCCGCATCGGCGGGCGCGACGACCCTCATGACACGCCAGCGCGAGATGCTGGAGGAGACGATCCGCGATTTCGTCGACACCGCGCAGACGATGGGAACGCCGAGCGATCCGAAAGCTTTCGTGGAGAAGCAGACCGACCTTGCACGCAAGGGGTTCGAGGCGGCTGTGAAGAACACCGGCGAAGTGGCTGAGCTCGTTCGGCAATCCAGCACGGATGCGATCGAAATCCTGCGCGCGCGCATCCGCGAAAGCATGGCGGAAATTCGCGAGGGCTACGATCGCCGCGACAAATCCTGA
- a CDS encoding aldehyde dehydrogenase family protein has product MNILERYHAMEYGLAPEARGEADAWLKARDFGASLFIGGEWKAAKSGKTFDVSDPSSGKLLAKISDAGESDIDAAVAAARKALPKSQAASGYERARILYAIGRAMQRHARLFAVLESIDNGKPIRESRDIDVPLAIRHFIYHAGWAQNLAKEFPGASGVGVAGQIIPWNFPLLMLAWKIAPALATGCTVVLKPAEYTPLTAILFAEICERAGVPKGVVNIVHGGPEAGAAIVNHDGIDKIAFTGSSEVGKIIRRATAGSGKKLSLELGGKSAFIVFEDADLDSAVEGLVDGIWFNQGQVCCAGSRLLVQEGVAEAFIAKVKARMGKLRLGDPLDKNTDIGPLVDRTQLDRVKGLVAEGARQGAECWLPQGEVPATGWYHLPVLATNVAPSNILAQEEVFGPVLATMTFRNTEEAIELANNTRYGLAASVWSENVNLALHAAPQLKAGVVWVNGTNMFDAACGFGGYRESGFGREGGREGLIEYLAQPKSKSALITALEAPGGSGERGDGAGDFIDRTPKLFIGGKQVRPDGAYSMAVHDRKGRPLGEVGLGNRKDIREAVSAARGAKGWSGATAYNRAQVLYFLAENLSARADEFAARLTQTTGASAKAARAEVDASIERLFEAAGMADKFEGSVHTPPSRTVTLALHEPVGVVGIVAPDEAPLLGMISLLAPALAMGNNVVLVPSARWPLLATDLYQVLETSDVPAGAINIVTGRSAELCKVLAMHDDVDGLWVVADEDTCRTAELESVGNLKRVWTSGGKAIDWTAQEGSVSTFLRRAVEVKNVWVPYGD; this is encoded by the coding sequence GTGAACATTCTAGAACGATACCACGCGATGGAATACGGACTTGCGCCCGAAGCGCGCGGCGAAGCGGATGCCTGGCTGAAGGCGCGCGATTTCGGCGCCTCGCTGTTCATCGGCGGCGAGTGGAAGGCTGCGAAGTCGGGCAAGACTTTCGATGTCAGCGACCCGTCCAGCGGCAAGCTCCTGGCCAAGATTTCCGATGCCGGCGAAAGCGACATCGACGCAGCCGTCGCGGCGGCACGCAAGGCGTTGCCGAAATCGCAGGCGGCTTCCGGCTATGAGCGCGCGCGCATTCTCTATGCGATCGGGCGCGCCATGCAGCGCCATGCGCGGCTTTTCGCGGTTCTGGAATCGATCGACAACGGCAAGCCGATCCGTGAGAGCCGCGACATCGACGTGCCGCTGGCGATCCGCCACTTCATCTATCATGCCGGCTGGGCCCAGAACCTTGCGAAGGAATTTCCGGGCGCGTCAGGCGTCGGCGTCGCGGGCCAGATCATCCCGTGGAACTTCCCGCTCCTGATGCTGGCCTGGAAGATCGCGCCGGCACTTGCGACCGGCTGCACGGTGGTGCTCAAGCCGGCCGAGTACACGCCGCTGACGGCGATCCTGTTCGCCGAGATTTGCGAGCGTGCGGGCGTGCCGAAGGGCGTCGTCAACATCGTCCATGGCGGGCCAGAAGCAGGTGCGGCCATCGTCAACCATGACGGCATCGACAAGATCGCTTTCACCGGCTCGTCGGAAGTCGGGAAGATCATACGCCGCGCGACGGCCGGCTCCGGCAAGAAGCTGTCGCTGGAACTCGGCGGCAAATCCGCCTTCATAGTTTTCGAGGATGCGGACCTCGATTCGGCGGTCGAAGGATTGGTCGACGGCATCTGGTTCAATCAGGGCCAGGTGTGCTGCGCCGGCTCGCGCCTGCTCGTGCAGGAAGGCGTGGCTGAAGCTTTCATCGCCAAGGTCAAGGCCCGCATGGGCAAGCTTCGGCTCGGCGATCCGCTCGACAAGAACACGGATATCGGTCCGCTCGTCGATCGCACCCAACTCGATCGCGTGAAGGGTCTCGTCGCCGAGGGCGCGCGCCAGGGCGCCGAATGCTGGCTGCCGCAGGGCGAGGTGCCGGCGACCGGCTGGTATCATCTGCCCGTCCTGGCGACCAACGTCGCGCCGTCGAACATCCTCGCGCAGGAAGAGGTCTTCGGACCGGTCCTCGCGACGATGACGTTCAGGAACACCGAGGAAGCGATCGAACTCGCCAACAACACCCGCTACGGTCTGGCGGCCTCCGTGTGGAGCGAGAACGTCAACCTCGCTCTGCATGCCGCTCCACAACTCAAGGCAGGCGTCGTCTGGGTCAACGGCACCAACATGTTCGACGCTGCCTGCGGCTTCGGAGGCTACCGCGAAAGCGGGTTCGGCCGCGAAGGCGGGCGCGAGGGCCTGATCGAATATCTCGCACAGCCGAAGTCGAAATCCGCGCTCATCACGGCGCTTGAAGCACCCGGCGGCTCCGGCGAGCGCGGCGACGGCGCCGGCGATTTCATCGACCGCACGCCGAAGCTCTTCATCGGCGGCAAGCAGGTGCGCCCTGACGGGGCCTATTCGATGGCCGTCCATGATCGAAAGGGGCGGCCCCTCGGCGAAGTCGGGCTCGGCAACCGCAAAGATATCCGCGAGGCCGTGTCGGCTGCCCGCGGCGCCAAGGGTTGGTCAGGCGCCACCGCCTACAACCGCGCGCAGGTGCTCTATTTCCTCGCCGAAAACCTGTCGGCGCGGGCGGATGAATTCGCCGCGAGGCTCACCCAGACCACCGGCGCATCGGCAAAGGCCGCGCGAGCGGAAGTGGATGCCTCGATCGAACGGCTCTTCGAGGCCGCCGGCATGGCGGACAAGTTCGAGGGCAGCGTCCACACGCCGCCGTCGCGCACTGTCACGCTGGCGCTGCATGAGCCGGTCGGCGTCGTCGGCATCGTCGCGCCGGACGAAGCGCCACTTCTGGGCATGATCTCGCTCCTGGCCCCTGCCCTCGCCATGGGAAACAATGTGGTGCTGGTGCCCTCGGCGCGCTGGCCGTTGCTGGCGACCGATCTGTATCAGGTGCTGGAGACCTCCGACGTCCCCGCCGGCGCGATCAACATCGTCACGGGACGCAGTGCCGAGCTCTGCAAGGTTCTGGCCATGCATGACGATGTGGACGGGCTCTGGGTCGTTGCGGACGAAGATACCTGCCGGACAGCCGAATTGGAATCGGTGGGCAATTTGAAGCGCGTCTGGACGTCCGGCGGAAAGGCAATCGACTGGACGGCACAGGAAGGCTCGGTCTCGACGTTCCTGCGGCGCGCCGTCGAGGTGAAGAACGTCTGGGTCCCGTACGGCGACTGA
- a CDS encoding alpha-hydroxy-acid oxidizing protein, with product MSDAGRQAASQPGRLRQMEVYVTGAGGARPLVPVSPPALEEKAARTMSREACAYIIGGAGSEATMAANRAAFDRWRFVPRVLRDVARRDLSVSLLGRTHKAPLLLAPIGVLEMAHRDADLAVARAAAAEGIGYVFSNQASVAMERCASAMGDAPRWFQLYWSSDDDFVRSLLSRAEACGAEAIVVTLDTTLLGWRPRDLDLGWLPFLRGMGLAQYLSDPVFLSRIPASPPETGVKPKGSGLLKTALTLRAKGREHGLGFGQMRAAAAHFTATYSRPDLNWSDIARLREMTKLPILLKGLRHPDDAALAREHGVDGIIVSNHGGRQVDGEAATLDMLPHVVKAAGDIPVLMDSGIRSGADVAKALALGAKAVLLGRPYVYGLAIGGEAGVREVIRNVIAELDLTLALCGYASVSELGRASIVDACEEMATA from the coding sequence ATGAGCGATGCCGGTCGGCAGGCCGCGTCGCAGCCGGGGCGGTTGCGGCAGATGGAAGTCTATGTGACCGGGGCAGGCGGCGCACGGCCGCTCGTTCCCGTTTCGCCCCCGGCCTTGGAGGAAAAAGCCGCGCGTACGATGAGCCGAGAGGCCTGCGCCTACATCATCGGCGGGGCCGGTTCGGAAGCGACGATGGCGGCCAACCGTGCCGCGTTCGACCGCTGGCGCTTTGTTCCGCGTGTCCTGCGCGACGTGGCCCGGCGCGATCTCTCGGTGTCGCTTCTCGGGCGGACGCACAAGGCGCCGCTCCTGCTTGCGCCGATCGGCGTGCTGGAAATGGCCCACCGGGATGCCGACCTTGCCGTTGCGCGGGCAGCGGCGGCCGAGGGTATCGGCTATGTATTCTCCAACCAGGCCTCGGTTGCGATGGAACGCTGCGCGTCCGCGATGGGCGACGCGCCGCGCTGGTTCCAGCTCTACTGGTCGAGTGACGACGATTTCGTCCGCTCGCTCCTGTCGCGCGCCGAGGCCTGTGGTGCGGAGGCTATCGTCGTCACGCTCGATACGACGCTTCTGGGCTGGCGGCCGCGCGATCTCGATCTCGGCTGGCTGCCTTTCCTGCGGGGCATGGGGCTGGCGCAGTATCTCAGCGATCCCGTCTTTCTTTCGCGCATTCCGGCATCGCCGCCGGAGACGGGCGTCAAGCCAAAAGGGAGCGGGCTTCTCAAGACCGCGCTGACGCTGCGCGCGAAGGGCAGGGAGCACGGGCTCGGTTTCGGCCAGATGCGCGCCGCCGCCGCGCATTTCACCGCCACCTATTCGCGGCCCGACCTCAACTGGTCGGATATTGCCCGGCTTCGCGAAATGACGAAGCTGCCGATCCTGCTCAAGGGCTTGCGGCATCCCGACGATGCGGCGCTCGCGCGCGAGCACGGCGTGGATGGCATCATCGTCTCCAATCACGGCGGACGGCAGGTCGATGGCGAAGCCGCGACGCTGGATATGCTGCCGCATGTCGTGAAGGCGGCCGGCGACATCCCGGTGCTGATGGATTCCGGCATTCGTTCCGGCGCGGACGTGGCAAAGGCGCTCGCGCTTGGCGCGAAGGCCGTCCTGCTTGGCCGCCCCTATGTCTACGGTCTTGCCATCGGGGGTGAGGCAGGCGTGCGCGAGGTCATCCGCAACGTCATCGCCGAACTCGACTTGACGCTTGCGCTGTGCGGCTACGCCAGCGTATCCGAACTCGGCCGCGCATCGATCGTCGATGCGTGCGAGGAGATGGCAACGGCGTGA
- a CDS encoding PqqD family peptide modification chaperone yields MLLQLQGLPARIEFCPDSSVVADGVSAVLTGWPMSKQASNDSEPAFMRIFRDGSDTIVRRTDCAWETREPSHVSAVCSAIVEIVEAYVTQSDRLGALHAGAVAFDGRLVLFPASTRAGKSTLMTRLAAGGHKVFSDDLLPIELSTGMGISTGCLPRPRLPLPANATPEFSSFVQDHLHLTDGYFGYVDPGPASRATFGEGLPAGAVVLLSRSETPCDARMEAATPEQALWALVSQETRRALPAESVLDSYLHLVGGLKCLRLHYYDLEGAVRCLEGAFANWDLEDGSTAKPVDAMPAGDELVITCNGIGPIYRHAPQTILRTAGTDGFLIRRETNETHNLNQMGLAIWRVLEQPVAVPTIVDLFAEAFPDVDATIIAADIDATLSRMLELGLLVEDLKQPAC; encoded by the coding sequence ATGCTGCTTCAACTCCAGGGGCTCCCCGCCCGGATCGAATTCTGCCCGGACTCGAGCGTCGTGGCCGACGGTGTGAGCGCAGTCCTGACCGGCTGGCCAATGTCGAAGCAGGCTTCAAACGACAGCGAGCCGGCCTTCATGCGGATCTTTCGCGACGGCTCGGACACGATCGTCCGCAGGACCGATTGCGCGTGGGAAACCCGCGAACCGAGCCATGTGAGCGCCGTATGCTCGGCGATCGTCGAGATCGTCGAGGCCTACGTCACGCAATCCGACCGGCTGGGGGCTTTGCACGCAGGCGCCGTGGCGTTCGATGGCCGGCTGGTGCTGTTCCCGGCATCCACGCGGGCGGGCAAGAGCACATTGATGACACGGCTTGCTGCCGGCGGGCATAAGGTGTTTTCCGACGATCTTCTGCCCATCGAACTTTCGACCGGAATGGGCATCTCGACGGGCTGCCTGCCGCGCCCGCGCCTGCCGCTTCCGGCCAACGCCACGCCGGAATTTTCATCCTTCGTGCAGGATCATCTGCACCTGACGGACGGCTACTTCGGCTATGTCGATCCGGGGCCAGCGTCTCGCGCGACATTTGGCGAAGGCCTGCCCGCTGGTGCAGTCGTGTTGCTGTCTCGATCCGAGACGCCGTGCGATGCACGCATGGAAGCGGCCACGCCTGAACAGGCCCTCTGGGCGCTCGTTTCGCAGGAAACCCGCAGGGCTTTGCCGGCGGAATCCGTCCTCGATTCCTATCTCCACCTTGTCGGCGGCCTGAAATGCCTGCGGCTGCACTATTACGATCTCGAGGGCGCGGTGCGATGCCTCGAAGGAGCCTTCGCCAACTGGGATCTGGAAGATGGCTCAACGGCCAAGCCTGTCGACGCCATGCCTGCGGGCGACGAACTGGTCATCACGTGCAACGGCATCGGACCCATCTACCGCCACGCGCCGCAGACCATCCTGCGCACGGCCGGCACTGACGGCTTCCTCATCCGGCGCGAAACGAACGAAACGCACAATCTCAATCAGATGGGGTTGGCGATCTGGCGGGTTCTGGAGCAGCCGGTCGCGGTGCCGACGATCGTCGACCTGTTCGCGGAAGCGTTTCCCGATGTCGATGCGACGATCATCGCCGCCGACATCGACGCCACGTTGAGCCGCATGCTGGAACTGGGCCTGCTCGTGGAGGACCTGAAGCAGCCCGCCTGTTAG